Proteins from a single region of Streptomyces sp. HUAS 15-9:
- a CDS encoding class I SAM-dependent methyltransferase, giving the protein MSRWEKMTGGRSGQDYAARFAALARAGKDLHGEARFCAALVPAGARVLDAGCGTGRVMIRLTELGYDCVGVDLDASMLAVGQRQAPELSWYQADLAGFEPGRLGIAGDFDLVVAAGNVFPLLAPGTEATVVERLAVALRPGGVMVAGFGLDEAHLPVPPGITLREYDEYCAAAGLTLVDRYATWDADPYVGGGYAVSVHRR; this is encoded by the coding sequence ATGAGCCGTTGGGAGAAGATGACTGGGGGAAGATCGGGGCAGGACTACGCCGCACGGTTCGCGGCCCTGGCCCGTGCCGGGAAGGACCTGCACGGGGAGGCGCGGTTCTGCGCGGCGCTCGTGCCTGCAGGAGCGCGGGTGCTGGACGCCGGGTGCGGTACCGGACGGGTCATGATCCGGCTGACGGAGCTCGGGTACGACTGCGTCGGGGTGGATCTTGACGCCTCGATGCTGGCAGTGGGGCAGCGGCAGGCACCGGAACTGTCTTGGTACCAGGCCGATCTCGCCGGGTTCGAGCCGGGCCGGCTCGGCATCGCGGGGGACTTCGATCTCGTGGTCGCGGCGGGCAACGTGTTCCCGTTGCTCGCCCCCGGCACCGAGGCCACGGTGGTCGAGCGCCTGGCCGTGGCCCTGCGCCCGGGCGGTGTGATGGTCGCTGGCTTCGGCTTGGACGAAGCCCATTTGCCCGTGCCGCCCGGCATCACGCTGCGCGAGTACGACGAGTACTGCGCCGCGGCCGGCCTCACCCTCGTCGACCGATACGCCACCTGGGACGCCGACCCCTACGTCGGCGGCGGCTATGCCGTCAGTGTCCACCGTCGGTGA
- a CDS encoding IS3 family transposase, translating into MERQVADDTLVAEIREVHTTHKGTYGVRRVHAELRGFGHTVNASVSSG; encoded by the coding sequence ATGGAGCGGCAGGTCGCCGACGACACCCTGGTCGCAGAGATCCGCGAGGTCCACACCACGCACAAGGGCACCTACGGAGTGAGGCGCGTCCATGCAGAGCTGCGGGGCTTTGGGCACACCGTCAACGCAAGCGTGTCGAGCGGTTGA